From Tripterygium wilfordii isolate XIE 37 chromosome 13, ASM1340144v1, whole genome shotgun sequence, the proteins below share one genomic window:
- the LOC120013411 gene encoding DNA-(apurinic or apyrimidinic site) endonuclease, chloroplastic-like isoform X4 has protein sequence MTVQELRSTLRSIGVPAKGCKRDLVSALKCFLDKEMDGEGSPVAEVQASSICVEKTTLKEQAKNLANDHVQEIDIISDVSLFQQSKRSVKRSPSGHKTAQVDGNVVKKKQKLTINKDEASGRKASLESKKVSSDIFVENGEDDCEVLPIDRVEPWTILAHKKPQKGWIAYNPGSMRPPPLSGDAKFVKLMSWNVNGIRALLKLEGFSALQLAQREDFDILCLQETKLQEKDVESIKHCLIDGYDNSYWTCSISKLGYSGTAIISRVKPLSVTYGLGMPDHDSEGRLVTAEFDSFFLLCAYVPNSGDGLRRLSYRTTQWDLSLSEYMKELEKSKPVILTGDLNCAHEEIDIYNPAGNRRSAGFTDEERRSFATNFLSRGFADTFRRQHPDVVGYTYWGFRHGGRKTNKGWRLDYFLVSESIADKVHDSYILPDVAGSDHCPIGLILKL, from the exons ATGACTGTTCAAGAACTTAGGAGTACATTGAG GAGTATTGGAGTTCCTGCTAAAGGTTGCAAACGTGATCTTGTGTCTGCTTTAAAGTGTTTTCTGGACAAAGAGATGGATG GTGAAGGTTCACCAGTAGCAGAGGTGCAAGCATCCTCCATTTGTGTGGAGAAAACAACACTCAAAGAGCAGGCTAAGAATTTAGCTAATGACCATGTTCAAGAGATCGATATTATTTCGGATGTTTCATTATTTCAACAGTCCAAAAGAAGTGTGAAACGATCTCCTTCTGGTCATAAGACTGCCCAAGTTGATGGTAATGTTGtcaagaagaaacaaaagctgacaattaacaaagatgAGGCTTCAG GCAGGAAGGCCTCTCTGGAAAGCAAAAAAGTATCATCTGATATTTTTGTCGAAAATGGTGAGGATGATTGTGAAGTTCTTCCCATTGATCGAGTTGAACCATGGACGATTCTTGCCCACAAGAAACCTCAGAAAGGGTGGATTGCATATAATCCTGGAAGCATGAGGCCTCCACCTCTTAGTGGGGATGCAAAGTTCGTGAAGCTTATGTCATGGAATGTCAATGGGATAAGAGCATTACTGAAGTTAGAGGGATTCTCTGCGCTTCAACTTGCCCAAAGGGAAGATTTTGATATCTTGTGCTTGCAGGAGACCAAATTGCAG GAGAAGGATGTTGAATCAATTAAACATTGTCTCATTGATGGGTACGACAACAGCTACTGGACATGTAGCATTTCCAAGCTCGGCTATTCTGGCACGGCAATCATCTCTCGA GTAAAGCCACTTTCAGTCACGTATGGCCTAGGCATGCCAGATCATGATAGTGAGGGGCGGCTTGTGACAGCAgagtttgattcattttttttgttgtgcgcATATGTTCCTAATTCTGGAGATGGCTTGAGAAGATTG TCATACAGGACAACACAATGGGATCTATCTCTCAGTGAGTACATGAAA GAGCTGGAAAAGTCTAAACCTGTCATTTTGACTGGGGATCTTAATTGTGCTCATGAGGAGATTGATATATATAATCCCGCT GGAAATCGACGAAGTGCAGGGTTTACAGATGAAGAAAGGCGATCATTTGCTACAAACTTCTTATCGAGGGGATTTGCGGATACGTTTAGGAGACAGCATCCTGATGTTGTTGGCTATACCTATTGGGGTTTTCGACATGGTGGTCGTAAAACCAATAAAG GTTGGCGGCTTGACTACTTCCTTGTGTCAGAGTCCATAGCTGACAAAGTTCATGACTCGTACATTCTTCCTGACGTAGCCGGTAGTGATCATTGTCCTATCGGCCTTATTCTCAAGCTTTAG
- the LOC120013411 gene encoding DNA-(apurinic or apyrimidinic site) endonuclease, chloroplastic-like isoform X2: MNRVLQLGLKNFIPLSSFAAIPGSFRRPTLVSLRVSGMGSKRLLSDSTAPQSASMEDKKEKRLKGLMGTGDNIENVVGRKLVDIQRIREDPARIEAMTVQELRSTLRSIGVPAKGCKRDLVSALKCFLDKEMDGEGSPVAEVQASSICVEKTTLKEQAKNLANDHVQEIDIISDVSLFQQSKRSVKRSPSGHKTAQVDGNVVKKKQKLTINKDEASDDCEVLPIDRVEPWTILAHKKPQKGWIAYNPGSMRPPPLSGDAKFVKLMSWNVNGIRALLKLEGFSALQLAQREDFDILCLQETKLQEKDVESIKHCLIDGYDNSYWTCSISKLGYSGTAIISRVKPLSVTYGLGMPDHDSEGRLVTAEFDSFFLLCAYVPNSGDGLRRLSYRTTQWDLSLSEYMKELEKSKPVILTGDLNCAHEEIDIYNPAGNRRSAGFTDEERRSFATNFLSRGFADTFRRQHPDVVGYTYWGFRHGGRKTNKGWRLDYFLVSESIADKVHDSYILPDVAGSDHCPIGLILKL; encoded by the exons ATGAATCGAGTACTTCAATTAGGGTTGAAGAACTTCATTCCTCTATCGAG TTTTGCAGCAATTCCAGGAAGTTTTAGAAGACCAACGTTGGTTTCTTTGAGAGTGAGTGGAATGGGATCTAAGAGACTCCTTTCGGATTCAACAGCACCACAATCGGCTTCTATGGAAGACAAGAAAGAGAAGAGGTTGAAAGGATTGATGGGTACCGGCGACAATATA GAAAATGTTGTGGGCAGAAAATTGGTTGACATTCAGAGAATCAGAGAAGATCCGGCAAGGATAGAGGCAATGACTGTTCAAGAACTTAGGAGTACATTGAG GAGTATTGGAGTTCCTGCTAAAGGTTGCAAACGTGATCTTGTGTCTGCTTTAAAGTGTTTTCTGGACAAAGAGATGGATG GTGAAGGTTCACCAGTAGCAGAGGTGCAAGCATCCTCCATTTGTGTGGAGAAAACAACACTCAAAGAGCAGGCTAAGAATTTAGCTAATGACCATGTTCAAGAGATCGATATTATTTCGGATGTTTCATTATTTCAACAGTCCAAAAGAAGTGTGAAACGATCTCCTTCTGGTCATAAGACTGCCCAAGTTGATGGTAATGTTGtcaagaagaaacaaaagctgacaattaacaaagatgAGGCTTCAG ATGATTGTGAAGTTCTTCCCATTGATCGAGTTGAACCATGGACGATTCTTGCCCACAAGAAACCTCAGAAAGGGTGGATTGCATATAATCCTGGAAGCATGAGGCCTCCACCTCTTAGTGGGGATGCAAAGTTCGTGAAGCTTATGTCATGGAATGTCAATGGGATAAGAGCATTACTGAAGTTAGAGGGATTCTCTGCGCTTCAACTTGCCCAAAGGGAAGATTTTGATATCTTGTGCTTGCAGGAGACCAAATTGCAG GAGAAGGATGTTGAATCAATTAAACATTGTCTCATTGATGGGTACGACAACAGCTACTGGACATGTAGCATTTCCAAGCTCGGCTATTCTGGCACGGCAATCATCTCTCGA GTAAAGCCACTTTCAGTCACGTATGGCCTAGGCATGCCAGATCATGATAGTGAGGGGCGGCTTGTGACAGCAgagtttgattcattttttttgttgtgcgcATATGTTCCTAATTCTGGAGATGGCTTGAGAAGATTG TCATACAGGACAACACAATGGGATCTATCTCTCAGTGAGTACATGAAA GAGCTGGAAAAGTCTAAACCTGTCATTTTGACTGGGGATCTTAATTGTGCTCATGAGGAGATTGATATATATAATCCCGCT GGAAATCGACGAAGTGCAGGGTTTACAGATGAAGAAAGGCGATCATTTGCTACAAACTTCTTATCGAGGGGATTTGCGGATACGTTTAGGAGACAGCATCCTGATGTTGTTGGCTATACCTATTGGGGTTTTCGACATGGTGGTCGTAAAACCAATAAAG GTTGGCGGCTTGACTACTTCCTTGTGTCAGAGTCCATAGCTGACAAAGTTCATGACTCGTACATTCTTCCTGACGTAGCCGGTAGTGATCATTGTCCTATCGGCCTTATTCTCAAGCTTTAG
- the LOC120013411 gene encoding DNA-(apurinic or apyrimidinic site) endonuclease, chloroplastic-like isoform X3 codes for MGSKRLLSDSTAPQSASMEDKKEKRLKGLMGTGDNIENVVGRKLVDIQRIREDPARIEAMTVQELRSTLRSIGVPAKGCKRDLVSALKCFLDKEMDGEGSPVAEVQASSICVEKTTLKEQAKNLANDHVQEIDIISDVSLFQQSKRSVKRSPSGHKTAQVDGNVVKKKQKLTINKDEASGRKASLESKKVSSDIFVENGEDDCEVLPIDRVEPWTILAHKKPQKGWIAYNPGSMRPPPLSGDAKFVKLMSWNVNGIRALLKLEGFSALQLAQREDFDILCLQETKLQEKDVESIKHCLIDGYDNSYWTCSISKLGYSGTAIISRVKPLSVTYGLGMPDHDSEGRLVTAEFDSFFLLCAYVPNSGDGLRRLSYRTTQWDLSLSEYMKELEKSKPVILTGDLNCAHEEIDIYNPAGNRRSAGFTDEERRSFATNFLSRGFADTFRRQHPDVVGYTYWGFRHGGRKTNKGWRLDYFLVSESIADKVHDSYILPDVAGSDHCPIGLILKL; via the exons ATGGGATCTAAGAGACTCCTTTCGGATTCAACAGCACCACAATCGGCTTCTATGGAAGACAAGAAAGAGAAGAGGTTGAAAGGATTGATGGGTACCGGCGACAATATA GAAAATGTTGTGGGCAGAAAATTGGTTGACATTCAGAGAATCAGAGAAGATCCGGCAAGGATAGAGGCAATGACTGTTCAAGAACTTAGGAGTACATTGAG GAGTATTGGAGTTCCTGCTAAAGGTTGCAAACGTGATCTTGTGTCTGCTTTAAAGTGTTTTCTGGACAAAGAGATGGATG GTGAAGGTTCACCAGTAGCAGAGGTGCAAGCATCCTCCATTTGTGTGGAGAAAACAACACTCAAAGAGCAGGCTAAGAATTTAGCTAATGACCATGTTCAAGAGATCGATATTATTTCGGATGTTTCATTATTTCAACAGTCCAAAAGAAGTGTGAAACGATCTCCTTCTGGTCATAAGACTGCCCAAGTTGATGGTAATGTTGtcaagaagaaacaaaagctgacaattaacaaagatgAGGCTTCAG GCAGGAAGGCCTCTCTGGAAAGCAAAAAAGTATCATCTGATATTTTTGTCGAAAATGGTGAGGATGATTGTGAAGTTCTTCCCATTGATCGAGTTGAACCATGGACGATTCTTGCCCACAAGAAACCTCAGAAAGGGTGGATTGCATATAATCCTGGAAGCATGAGGCCTCCACCTCTTAGTGGGGATGCAAAGTTCGTGAAGCTTATGTCATGGAATGTCAATGGGATAAGAGCATTACTGAAGTTAGAGGGATTCTCTGCGCTTCAACTTGCCCAAAGGGAAGATTTTGATATCTTGTGCTTGCAGGAGACCAAATTGCAG GAGAAGGATGTTGAATCAATTAAACATTGTCTCATTGATGGGTACGACAACAGCTACTGGACATGTAGCATTTCCAAGCTCGGCTATTCTGGCACGGCAATCATCTCTCGA GTAAAGCCACTTTCAGTCACGTATGGCCTAGGCATGCCAGATCATGATAGTGAGGGGCGGCTTGTGACAGCAgagtttgattcattttttttgttgtgcgcATATGTTCCTAATTCTGGAGATGGCTTGAGAAGATTG TCATACAGGACAACACAATGGGATCTATCTCTCAGTGAGTACATGAAA GAGCTGGAAAAGTCTAAACCTGTCATTTTGACTGGGGATCTTAATTGTGCTCATGAGGAGATTGATATATATAATCCCGCT GGAAATCGACGAAGTGCAGGGTTTACAGATGAAGAAAGGCGATCATTTGCTACAAACTTCTTATCGAGGGGATTTGCGGATACGTTTAGGAGACAGCATCCTGATGTTGTTGGCTATACCTATTGGGGTTTTCGACATGGTGGTCGTAAAACCAATAAAG GTTGGCGGCTTGACTACTTCCTTGTGTCAGAGTCCATAGCTGACAAAGTTCATGACTCGTACATTCTTCCTGACGTAGCCGGTAGTGATCATTGTCCTATCGGCCTTATTCTCAAGCTTTAG
- the LOC120013411 gene encoding DNA-(apurinic or apyrimidinic site) endonuclease, chloroplastic-like isoform X1, with translation MNRVLQLGLKNFIPLSSFAAIPGSFRRPTLVSLRVSGMGSKRLLSDSTAPQSASMEDKKEKRLKGLMGTGDNIENVVGRKLVDIQRIREDPARIEAMTVQELRSTLRSIGVPAKGCKRDLVSALKCFLDKEMDGEGSPVAEVQASSICVEKTTLKEQAKNLANDHVQEIDIISDVSLFQQSKRSVKRSPSGHKTAQVDGNVVKKKQKLTINKDEASGRKASLESKKVSSDIFVENGEDDCEVLPIDRVEPWTILAHKKPQKGWIAYNPGSMRPPPLSGDAKFVKLMSWNVNGIRALLKLEGFSALQLAQREDFDILCLQETKLQEKDVESIKHCLIDGYDNSYWTCSISKLGYSGTAIISRVKPLSVTYGLGMPDHDSEGRLVTAEFDSFFLLCAYVPNSGDGLRRLSYRTTQWDLSLSEYMKELEKSKPVILTGDLNCAHEEIDIYNPAGNRRSAGFTDEERRSFATNFLSRGFADTFRRQHPDVVGYTYWGFRHGGRKTNKGWRLDYFLVSESIADKVHDSYILPDVAGSDHCPIGLILKL, from the exons ATGAATCGAGTACTTCAATTAGGGTTGAAGAACTTCATTCCTCTATCGAG TTTTGCAGCAATTCCAGGAAGTTTTAGAAGACCAACGTTGGTTTCTTTGAGAGTGAGTGGAATGGGATCTAAGAGACTCCTTTCGGATTCAACAGCACCACAATCGGCTTCTATGGAAGACAAGAAAGAGAAGAGGTTGAAAGGATTGATGGGTACCGGCGACAATATA GAAAATGTTGTGGGCAGAAAATTGGTTGACATTCAGAGAATCAGAGAAGATCCGGCAAGGATAGAGGCAATGACTGTTCAAGAACTTAGGAGTACATTGAG GAGTATTGGAGTTCCTGCTAAAGGTTGCAAACGTGATCTTGTGTCTGCTTTAAAGTGTTTTCTGGACAAAGAGATGGATG GTGAAGGTTCACCAGTAGCAGAGGTGCAAGCATCCTCCATTTGTGTGGAGAAAACAACACTCAAAGAGCAGGCTAAGAATTTAGCTAATGACCATGTTCAAGAGATCGATATTATTTCGGATGTTTCATTATTTCAACAGTCCAAAAGAAGTGTGAAACGATCTCCTTCTGGTCATAAGACTGCCCAAGTTGATGGTAATGTTGtcaagaagaaacaaaagctgacaattaacaaagatgAGGCTTCAG GCAGGAAGGCCTCTCTGGAAAGCAAAAAAGTATCATCTGATATTTTTGTCGAAAATGGTGAGGATGATTGTGAAGTTCTTCCCATTGATCGAGTTGAACCATGGACGATTCTTGCCCACAAGAAACCTCAGAAAGGGTGGATTGCATATAATCCTGGAAGCATGAGGCCTCCACCTCTTAGTGGGGATGCAAAGTTCGTGAAGCTTATGTCATGGAATGTCAATGGGATAAGAGCATTACTGAAGTTAGAGGGATTCTCTGCGCTTCAACTTGCCCAAAGGGAAGATTTTGATATCTTGTGCTTGCAGGAGACCAAATTGCAG GAGAAGGATGTTGAATCAATTAAACATTGTCTCATTGATGGGTACGACAACAGCTACTGGACATGTAGCATTTCCAAGCTCGGCTATTCTGGCACGGCAATCATCTCTCGA GTAAAGCCACTTTCAGTCACGTATGGCCTAGGCATGCCAGATCATGATAGTGAGGGGCGGCTTGTGACAGCAgagtttgattcattttttttgttgtgcgcATATGTTCCTAATTCTGGAGATGGCTTGAGAAGATTG TCATACAGGACAACACAATGGGATCTATCTCTCAGTGAGTACATGAAA GAGCTGGAAAAGTCTAAACCTGTCATTTTGACTGGGGATCTTAATTGTGCTCATGAGGAGATTGATATATATAATCCCGCT GGAAATCGACGAAGTGCAGGGTTTACAGATGAAGAAAGGCGATCATTTGCTACAAACTTCTTATCGAGGGGATTTGCGGATACGTTTAGGAGACAGCATCCTGATGTTGTTGGCTATACCTATTGGGGTTTTCGACATGGTGGTCGTAAAACCAATAAAG GTTGGCGGCTTGACTACTTCCTTGTGTCAGAGTCCATAGCTGACAAAGTTCATGACTCGTACATTCTTCCTGACGTAGCCGGTAGTGATCATTGTCCTATCGGCCTTATTCTCAAGCTTTAG